A genomic window from Terriglobales bacterium includes:
- a CDS encoding helix-turn-helix transcriptional regulator has translation MHRKSGELIVSAGRGTSLIIGQLERYLRQARLSRIYFAEDTVAPPALAYVTHFPRLYVPLSGTQNLQIAQNSNSCRIQAQPGEAVFVPENAWDKPEWSSSLQVLTILFGAKQIGISLVKHSGGSETPVSAVKTHIHGAYDGLTHNLLSALMVFAADRGQGPLAHLLTESLLHSCLRLLKVPNAHQARKATRTYEAICLYVQENSQLPLTRESVAEHFGLAPNHISRLFRQQGLMRFNDYLNLVRINRAKFMLRNYTLTLKEVASNCGYGEVAYFCRIFKKITKETPTQYRGIQAGVTTENATEDSESKNRFRVRHDSQQNVSAQLA, from the coding sequence GTGCACCGAAAAAGCGGAGAATTGATTGTTTCTGCCGGTCGCGGCACCAGTCTGATCATTGGGCAACTCGAACGCTACTTGCGGCAGGCGCGACTGAGCCGGATCTATTTCGCCGAAGACACGGTCGCTCCTCCGGCCCTCGCTTACGTTACTCATTTTCCCCGCTTGTATGTTCCTCTTTCGGGAACGCAGAATCTGCAGATCGCTCAGAACTCCAACTCGTGCAGGATTCAGGCGCAACCAGGTGAGGCGGTCTTTGTTCCAGAAAACGCCTGGGACAAGCCTGAATGGTCGAGCTCATTGCAGGTGCTCACGATTCTCTTTGGTGCGAAACAAATCGGCATCAGTTTGGTAAAGCACAGCGGCGGATCAGAGACGCCGGTGAGCGCCGTGAAAACTCACATTCATGGCGCCTACGACGGGCTTACGCATAATCTGCTTTCGGCGTTGATGGTTTTCGCCGCCGATCGCGGACAGGGGCCTCTGGCGCATTTACTCACTGAATCGCTGCTGCATTCCTGCTTGCGGCTGCTGAAGGTGCCCAACGCTCATCAGGCGCGCAAGGCTACACGCACGTACGAGGCAATCTGTTTGTACGTGCAGGAGAATTCACAACTTCCGCTCACTCGGGAAAGTGTCGCCGAGCACTTCGGCCTGGCTCCGAATCACATCTCGCGTTTATTCCGGCAGCAAGGATTGATGAGGTTTAACGACTACCTAAACCTGGTCCGCATCAATCGCGCCAAGTTCATGCTGCGAAACTACACTCTGACGCTGAAGGAAGTGGCATCGAACTGCGGCTACGGAGAGGTCGCGTATTTCTGCAGAATCTTCAAGAAGATTACGAAAGAAACTCCGACTCAGTATCGGGGAATACAAGCTGGAGTGACAACTGAGAATGCGACCGAAGATTCCGAGAGCAAAAACCGATTTCGCGTCAGACACGATTCACAGCAAAACGTTTCGGCACAATTGGCCTGA
- a CDS encoding fructose-specific PTS transporter subunit EIIC, producing the protein MIQFLKQLRQHLLTGVSFAIPFIACGGILIAASIAFAPMTPHGPDFSQAPRLKVMLDIGTTAFALMLPVLAGYIAYSVSGKPGLVPGFVGGYLSGQVNAGFLGAILAGLLAGYVVQLIKKMPVPKYIRPVMPILIIPILSAGFIGVVMMKVLGVPIAHLMTSASAALASMSTGNSVVLAMLLGAMIAFDMGGPVNKTAFFFGAAMIQQGDYRIMGACAAAICTPPLGMGLATMVRKKLWSQEEQEAGIAGVAMGLIGITEGAIPFAASDPVRVIPCIVLGSMAAAVLAMMGHVGDHAPHGGPIVLPVVDQRLAYVFAIVVGTIVTAVSINVVKSLSRKRDQAAQAAA; encoded by the coding sequence ATGATTCAGTTCCTCAAGCAGCTTCGTCAGCATCTTTTAACCGGCGTCTCGTTCGCAATTCCATTCATTGCCTGCGGAGGCATCCTTATCGCTGCGTCCATTGCTTTCGCGCCGATGACTCCCCACGGCCCTGATTTCTCGCAGGCGCCCCGGCTAAAAGTAATGCTCGACATCGGCACGACCGCTTTCGCTTTGATGCTGCCGGTGCTCGCGGGATACATCGCTTATTCCGTTTCGGGAAAACCTGGGCTGGTTCCAGGATTCGTGGGTGGATATCTCTCTGGCCAAGTCAACGCGGGTTTTTTGGGAGCGATTCTCGCCGGCCTGCTAGCCGGTTACGTGGTGCAACTCATCAAGAAGATGCCGGTCCCAAAGTACATCCGCCCAGTAATGCCGATTCTGATCATTCCCATTTTGTCCGCGGGCTTTATTGGTGTTGTCATGATGAAGGTGCTGGGAGTGCCCATAGCACACCTGATGACGTCAGCCAGCGCCGCTCTGGCAAGCATGAGCACGGGCAATAGCGTGGTGCTGGCAATGCTTTTGGGAGCGATGATTGCTTTCGATATGGGCGGACCCGTCAACAAAACCGCATTCTTCTTCGGTGCGGCGATGATCCAGCAGGGCGATTATCGAATCATGGGAGCGTGCGCAGCTGCGATCTGCACGCCGCCTTTGGGAATGGGGCTGGCGACCATGGTACGCAAGAAGCTTTGGAGTCAGGAAGAACAGGAGGCCGGAATCGCGGGTGTGGCCATGGGTTTAATCGGCATCACCGAAGGCGCGATCCCATTTGCAGCTTCTGATCCTGTTCGCGTGATTCCTTGCATCGTGCTTGGCTCGATGGCGGCGGCCGTTCTCGCCATGATGGGTCATGTTGGCGATCATGCTCCCCACGGTGGACCAATCGTCCTGCCTGTCGTGGACCAGCGACTTGCGTATGTTTTTGCGATTGTCGTAGGCACGATCGTGACTGCCGTCTCGATCAATGTCGTGAAAAGCCTCTCGCGCAAGCGGGACCAGGCAGCGCAAGCGGCAGCCTAG
- a CDS encoding carboxypeptidase regulatory-like domain-containing protein, protein MRLVHNATNGKRSTYVGLITVVVFLSAVLCIADSSQAAKITIEGTVRTAAGDPVAEALVTLRQVAETKVAEIRADAHGSFAFTISQPGTFTLSAEKSGFRKGEPQSISAQKSRNHIDLVLTPIQLESAKMEFDDKPNFSIAGVTDWSGAGGHGSETGLRTSEALTRQTLALNANAANAGEPTSGNRESEAALRDEREQIQKSLAGGDQADLHRRLGDIDERLNDPVAAEHEYEQAVRMDPSEGNYFSWGTELLLHRASAAAVQVFEKGVAGHPKSARLHAGFAAALYANGSVEQAMASACRASDLEPDRVEFYALMAEMEKTATSTSPCIAQDLKRFLTLQPENALANYYYAMTLWKQQRTSPSSPQVANVERLLEKAVSLDSHFGDAFLQLGMLHEQNGEAEQAVNDFESCIATSPNLAECHYRLGLAYRRQGEAAKADAEIRKYQQAQSAENANIERKRSSLRQFLVVLKDSRSQFTKTQFINQAR, encoded by the coding sequence ATGAGACTCGTTCATAACGCCACGAATGGCAAGCGATCGACCTATGTCGGCCTAATCACCGTCGTCGTGTTCCTGTCCGCAGTGCTCTGCATTGCGGATTCATCGCAGGCGGCAAAGATCACGATCGAGGGCACCGTGAGAACTGCAGCCGGTGATCCGGTTGCCGAAGCCCTCGTCACGCTGCGGCAAGTAGCTGAGACGAAAGTTGCAGAAATCCGTGCTGACGCTCATGGCTCTTTCGCGTTCACGATCTCACAGCCGGGCACGTTTACTCTCTCTGCGGAGAAGTCAGGATTTCGAAAAGGCGAGCCGCAGTCGATATCGGCGCAGAAGAGCAGGAACCATATTGATCTGGTGCTCACTCCGATCCAGTTGGAGTCGGCAAAGATGGAATTCGACGACAAGCCGAATTTCTCCATAGCCGGCGTGACCGACTGGAGCGGCGCCGGCGGACATGGTTCCGAAACGGGACTGCGCACGAGCGAAGCTCTAACCAGGCAAACGCTCGCTCTCAACGCAAACGCAGCGAACGCCGGGGAGCCGACATCAGGGAATCGCGAGAGCGAAGCGGCACTCCGCGACGAACGCGAACAGATTCAGAAGTCCCTTGCCGGAGGCGATCAGGCCGATTTACATCGCAGGCTGGGAGACATCGACGAGCGCCTGAACGACCCCGTTGCGGCGGAACATGAGTATGAACAAGCTGTCCGCATGGATCCGAGCGAAGGTAATTACTTCAGTTGGGGAACGGAGCTCCTGCTCCATCGCGCTTCTGCCGCCGCAGTTCAGGTTTTTGAGAAAGGAGTCGCGGGGCATCCGAAGTCGGCGAGGCTGCATGCGGGATTTGCCGCCGCACTGTATGCCAATGGATCAGTTGAGCAGGCAATGGCGAGTGCTTGTCGCGCTTCTGATCTTGAACCGGATCGTGTTGAGTTTTACGCGCTCATGGCCGAAATGGAAAAGACGGCGACCTCCACATCTCCGTGCATTGCTCAGGATTTGAAACGATTCCTGACTCTCCAGCCCGAAAACGCATTGGCCAATTACTACTATGCTATGACGTTGTGGAAACAGCAACGCACTTCGCCTTCATCTCCACAAGTCGCCAATGTGGAGCGACTCTTGGAGAAAGCAGTCAGCTTGGATTCCCATTTCGGTGACGCCTTTCTACAGCTCGGAATGCTTCACGAACAAAATGGCGAGGCGGAGCAGGCAGTCAACGATTTTGAGTCCTGCATTGCAACGTCGCCTAACTTGGCCGAATGTCATTACCGATTGGGCCTGGCCTACCGACGTCAGGGTGAAGCCGCGAAAGCAGACGCAGAAATAAGGAAATACCAGCAAGCGCAGTCGGCCGAAAACGCCAACATCGAGCGTAAGCGAAGCAGTCTCCGGCAATTTTTGGTAGTGCTTAAAGACAGCCGGAGTCAGTTCACGAAAACCCAGTTCATTAATCAAGCGAGGTGA
- a CDS encoding glycoside hydrolase family 35 protein — translation MSIPLRRLIRIQILLLIIVSASVLHAAQSQQPARTFSWSGQHFLLDGKPFQIISGEMHYARVPRPYWRQRMRLMKAMGLNTLTTYVFWNLHESKPGEFDFGGNLDVAEYIRTAQEEGLWVILRPGPYICSEWDFGGFPAWLLAAPAMKVRSTDPRFLAAAERYMKRVGQELASLQITHGGPIIMTQVENEYGSFGDDKNYMNAVRKMIVDSGFDVTLYTADGASRLAQGTLPDVLSAINFGATDPPEKEFARFDQFRQNVPKMCGEYWVGWFDAWGQNHHTVPADVPAKGLDWMLGQGISVSLYMFHGGTSFGYMSGANKYAVYTPDITSYDYDSPVDEAGRTTPKFFALREVIKKHLPPGTVLPDPPPAPAMIEIPRFELKESASLFSSLPAPVASEQVKSMEMLGQSYGLILYRTKVTDSGKALLKITEPRDYAVVYQNRKQLGVIDRGLNQTSAEVELEATQPLDILVENMGRVNFGPNLVSERKGITESVSLNDQTLTGWEIVPLPLTDFAKLKFSSTPKPGPLFYRGNFNLQTVGDTYLDVRGWNKGLVWVNGHNVGRYWKIGPQQSLFVPAEWMRKGKNEVVVFDYESGGEHSLAGIRQLVFETHEVRSK, via the coding sequence ATGTCTATCCCGTTGCGACGTTTGATACGAATTCAGATCCTGCTGCTCATAATCGTAAGCGCAAGCGTGCTTCATGCCGCGCAATCGCAACAACCGGCGCGCACCTTCAGCTGGAGCGGACAGCATTTTCTGCTGGACGGCAAACCCTTCCAGATCATCTCCGGCGAGATGCACTACGCGCGCGTGCCGCGTCCGTACTGGCGGCAGCGCATGCGCCTGATGAAGGCGATGGGCTTGAACACGTTGACGACTTACGTCTTCTGGAACCTGCATGAGTCGAAACCGGGTGAGTTCGACTTCGGCGGCAATCTCGATGTTGCGGAATACATCCGCACTGCGCAGGAGGAAGGGCTGTGGGTGATTCTTCGGCCGGGCCCGTACATCTGCTCGGAGTGGGATTTCGGTGGCTTTCCTGCATGGCTGCTGGCGGCGCCGGCCATGAAAGTCCGCAGCACCGATCCGCGTTTTCTTGCTGCGGCCGAGCGGTACATGAAGCGCGTTGGGCAGGAACTCGCGTCGCTACAGATCACGCATGGTGGCCCGATCATCATGACGCAGGTTGAGAACGAGTACGGTTCGTTCGGCGACGACAAGAACTACATGAACGCTGTTCGCAAGATGATCGTCGATTCGGGATTCGATGTGACCCTCTACACCGCCGATGGCGCCAGCCGTCTTGCGCAAGGTACGCTGCCCGATGTTCTTTCGGCAATCAATTTCGGAGCAACAGATCCTCCCGAAAAGGAATTCGCGCGCTTCGATCAATTTCGCCAGAACGTTCCGAAAATGTGCGGCGAATATTGGGTGGGATGGTTCGATGCCTGGGGTCAGAATCACCATACCGTTCCCGCAGATGTTCCGGCCAAAGGGCTGGACTGGATGCTGGGTCAGGGAATCTCGGTAAGCCTATACATGTTCCATGGCGGAACCAGCTTTGGGTACATGAGCGGCGCGAATAAGTACGCCGTCTATACGCCAGATATCACCAGCTACGATTACGATTCGCCCGTAGATGAAGCTGGACGGACAACGCCAAAATTCTTCGCGCTGCGCGAGGTGATCAAGAAACATCTGCCGCCCGGCACCGTGCTGCCTGATCCGCCTCCGGCGCCGGCGATGATCGAGATCCCGCGATTCGAGCTGAAGGAATCCGCCAGTCTGTTCAGTTCGCTGCCCGCGCCAGTAGCGTCTGAGCAGGTGAAAAGTATGGAGATGCTCGGACAGAGTTACGGGCTCATCCTGTATCGAACCAAGGTGACGGATTCGGGAAAGGCTCTGCTGAAGATCACTGAGCCTCGCGATTACGCCGTTGTGTATCAAAACAGGAAACAACTCGGGGTAATCGACCGGGGGCTGAATCAGACTTCTGCAGAAGTCGAGTTGGAGGCGACCCAGCCTCTGGACATTTTGGTTGAAAACATGGGCCGAGTGAACTTCGGTCCCAATCTGGTCAGCGAGCGCAAAGGGATTACCGAGAGCGTCTCATTAAATGACCAGACTCTGACTGGCTGGGAGATCGTTCCTCTTCCGCTTACCGACTTCGCCAAGCTGAAATTCTCTTCGACTCCCAAACCAGGACCGTTGTTCTACCGCGGCAACTTCAATCTGCAGACGGTCGGAGACACTTATCTCGATGTGCGCGGCTGGAACAAGGGACTGGTTTGGGTGAATGGGCACAACGTGGGGCGTTATTGGAAAATCGGTCCGCAGCAGAGCCTCTTTGTGCCTGCCGAGTGGATGCGTAAAGGTAAGAACGAGGTCGTCGTTTTTGATTATGAGAGCGGCGGCGAGCATTCGCTTGCCGGGATCCGGCAGCTTGTTTTTGAAACGCATGAGGTGCGCAGTAAATAA
- a CDS encoding GNAT family N-acetyltransferase, whose amino-acid sequence MLRIRVARNSAEIDGLRSAWESVEREQGSIFQTFRWNRLAANIFADREEPYFVFCENDNGRAFIPAVIRREPQTLSFAGETLFDYRDYLACGDASALDYAWQQLSASGLSFTVTAICHPEAAIWKHLPKTFYSRSPHLSPDEISADVFAHSHARAFSRLHKLERMGLEVRQYSGGDGMVRRIYEMRSRQSIPGELFHDSRRVEFMVAACTQEGSRCQVFTLEHGGTLAAAVITFRDRELRRFYTTYYDRNWARYSPGVSLLFEVARRSLQEGLSFDLMTGEQPYKLRIAQHAQDLFQVTATAEQMKEASTAVFAAEHAA is encoded by the coding sequence TTGTTGCGCATCAGAGTGGCACGCAATTCTGCAGAAATCGATGGTCTACGGTCAGCGTGGGAATCCGTCGAGCGCGAACAAGGAAGCATTTTCCAGACATTTCGTTGGAACCGACTTGCAGCCAACATCTTCGCAGACCGCGAAGAGCCGTACTTCGTTTTCTGCGAGAACGACAACGGTCGTGCCTTCATTCCGGCAGTGATTCGCCGAGAACCGCAGACTCTAAGCTTCGCCGGAGAAACTTTGTTCGACTACCGCGACTATCTCGCTTGCGGCGATGCATCCGCGCTCGATTACGCTTGGCAACAGTTAAGCGCATCGGGGCTCTCGTTTACAGTGACTGCAATCTGCCACCCCGAGGCGGCAATCTGGAAGCACCTTCCCAAGACGTTCTATAGTCGCTCTCCGCACCTAAGTCCTGATGAGATCAGCGCAGACGTCTTTGCTCATAGCCACGCTCGCGCCTTCAGTCGCCTGCATAAACTCGAGCGAATGGGTCTTGAGGTCAGACAATATTCGGGCGGAGATGGAATGGTGCGCCGGATTTATGAAATGCGCTCGCGCCAATCGATTCCCGGAGAACTCTTCCACGACTCGCGCCGGGTCGAGTTTATGGTGGCGGCCTGTACGCAGGAGGGCAGCCGATGTCAGGTTTTCACCCTCGAACATGGCGGCACCCTCGCGGCAGCCGTGATCACATTTCGCGACCGGGAGCTTCGGCGCTTCTACACTACGTACTACGACCGTAACTGGGCACGGTACTCACCCGGAGTGAGTCTGCTCTTCGAGGTCGCCCGTCGATCGCTGCAGGAAGGCCTGAGCTTCGATTTGATGACGGGCGAGCAGCCCTACAAGCTGCGGATCGCACAACATGCACAGGACCTCTTCCAAGTGACAGCGACAGCAGAGCAAATGAAAGAAGCTTCCACTGCCGTGTTTGCTGCGGAACACGCCGCCTGA
- the alaC gene encoding alanine transaminase, with amino-acid sequence MSEFSRISRLPPYVFNVIGELKAAARWRGEDIIDFGMGNPDGATPGHIVKKLVEAAQRPSTHRYSVSKGIPRLRRAICEWYRKRFNVELNPDTEAIVTIGSKEGIAHLCLAVLDRGDAVLVPNPSYPIHIYGPVISGADIRSIPMREGVDFTAELEQAIRLMYPRPKFLILNFPSNPTAQCVDLDFFARIIAICRENEIYVVHDLAYADIVFDGYHAPSILQVPGAKDIAVEFFTLSKSYNMPGWRVGFMVGNAKLVGALTRLKSYFDYGTFTPIQVAAIAALEGPQGCVREICETYRKRRNCLVGGLQKIGWEIESPRATMFAWAAIPEGYRSMGSLEFSKKLLTNARVAVSPGIGFGDYGDGHVRFALIENEERTRQALRGIKQMFKKDQVAAVAAK; translated from the coding sequence ATGAGCGAATTCAGCAGAATCAGCCGGTTGCCTCCTTATGTCTTTAACGTCATCGGAGAGCTCAAAGCGGCTGCGCGGTGGCGCGGAGAAGACATCATCGATTTCGGGATGGGCAATCCCGACGGCGCCACTCCTGGCCACATCGTCAAGAAGCTGGTGGAGGCGGCGCAGCGCCCCAGCACTCATCGCTACTCCGTCTCAAAGGGAATTCCGCGATTGCGGCGCGCAATTTGTGAGTGGTATCGCAAGCGTTTCAATGTGGAACTCAATCCAGATACCGAGGCGATCGTCACCATAGGATCGAAAGAAGGCATCGCGCATCTTTGCCTTGCTGTACTGGATCGAGGCGATGCCGTGCTCGTGCCTAACCCGAGCTATCCCATCCACATCTATGGCCCTGTCATCTCAGGAGCAGACATTCGTTCGATTCCGATGCGGGAAGGCGTCGATTTCACCGCGGAATTGGAGCAGGCGATTCGGCTGATGTATCCTCGCCCGAAATTCTTAATTCTGAACTTCCCTTCGAATCCTACTGCCCAATGCGTAGACCTGGATTTCTTCGCCCGCATTATCGCCATCTGCCGCGAAAATGAAATTTACGTCGTCCATGATCTTGCTTATGCCGACATCGTTTTCGACGGCTACCATGCTCCTTCTATCCTGCAAGTTCCCGGAGCCAAGGACATAGCCGTGGAGTTTTTTACACTCTCGAAGAGCTACAACATGCCGGGATGGCGCGTCGGCTTCATGGTTGGCAACGCGAAACTGGTTGGAGCCTTGACGAGACTGAAGAGCTATTTCGATTACGGGACATTCACGCCCATTCAAGTCGCAGCCATCGCAGCACTCGAAGGTCCGCAAGGCTGTGTGCGCGAGATCTGCGAAACGTATCGGAAGCGACGTAATTGTCTCGTTGGTGGCCTGCAGAAGATCGGGTGGGAGATTGAATCTCCCCGCGCAACCATGTTCGCGTGGGCTGCCATTCCGGAAGGCTACCGTTCGATGGGATCGCTCGAATTTTCGAAAAAGCTGTTAACCAACGCGAGAGTCGCGGTAAGTCCCGGGATTGGATTCGGGGATTACGGGGACGGACACGTCCGCTTCGCACTGATCGAGAATGAAGAGCGAACGCGTCAGGCCCTACGTGGAATCAAGCAGATGTTCAAGAAAGATCAGGTCGCGGCAGTCGCTGCCAAGTAA
- a CDS encoding cyclase family protein has translation MSCRFLPVQIFVVAAVLSIAMLLFAATHRENAAGPQYKTVIDLSTSIPANSETMAPQTTLVSPAELGGAWNLETLPSTRLIAPLAVIEAGHKNFPDSESLITMDDVATYERLHGAVPQGAMILLASVKPGTDPVLNHDALHFLVEARNVVAIGGAGTQFVSSDENSYLARKGIYELENISNLAVVPRSNVVGVAAPEKIAGASQGPVRLMALVK, from the coding sequence ATGAGTTGCAGATTTCTTCCCGTTCAAATCTTTGTAGTCGCTGCGGTGCTGTCGATTGCCATGCTGCTCTTCGCGGCTACGCATCGTGAGAACGCGGCGGGCCCGCAGTACAAGACAGTGATCGATCTCAGCACTTCGATCCCAGCAAATTCAGAGACAATGGCGCCCCAGACGACTCTCGTGTCACCGGCTGAACTCGGCGGCGCATGGAATCTGGAAACTCTGCCCTCCACACGTCTTATCGCTCCGCTTGCCGTGATCGAAGCCGGGCACAAGAATTTTCCCGATTCGGAATCATTGATCACGATGGATGATGTCGCCACGTATGAGCGACTGCACGGCGCTGTGCCGCAAGGGGCGATGATCCTACTTGCCTCGGTGAAACCCGGAACTGATCCTGTGCTCAATCACGATGCTCTGCATTTTCTCGTTGAAGCGCGAAACGTGGTGGCGATTGGCGGCGCGGGAACGCAGTTCGTTTCCTCAGACGAGAACTCCTATCTAGCTCGGAAGGGCATCTACGAACTTGAAAACATCAGCAACCTTGCTGTTGTGCCACGGTCGAACGTAGTAGGGGTTGCAGCGCCAGAAAAAATCGCAGGAGCCAGCCAGGGGCCGGTGAGGCTGATGGCGCTGGTGAAGTAA
- a CDS encoding sigma factor-like helix-turn-helix DNA-binding protein, protein MNVHFSYKASKNPETEQEVQRQTEKLAKRLQVFRPELIHLHGIVAESSQNGGGITVSLNLRLPSGQMATQNTSSTAVGAMKTCFRDLITQLNAHKDLLRNRHKWHRLSREYKGVPFEQTVAAVNPNGTPLQGGTLTNRDIDQYVATELPRLNRFIDRELRYREATGMLEPNLVRREEVVDEAIASALSGEEHRPERVSVERWLYGLALRAIPVVARRNGDENATVRLEAPAGKQNVTGSDDAYLQFHQPDDKLSEEDILPNSGISTPEAVALSDEFINQVERALTGAPPEQREAFTLFAIEGFTVPEIAEVSKRDPAEIKKSIKAAREIVDRKLPNGNVLKKHLLNNSQVA, encoded by the coding sequence ATGAACGTTCACTTCAGCTACAAAGCCTCGAAGAATCCAGAAACAGAGCAAGAAGTTCAACGCCAAACCGAAAAGCTAGCCAAACGTCTTCAAGTATTTCGACCGGAACTTATCCATCTGCACGGCATTGTCGCCGAGAGCTCGCAAAACGGTGGCGGAATAACCGTCTCCCTAAATCTGAGGCTGCCCTCGGGACAAATGGCGACGCAGAATACGTCGTCGACGGCCGTGGGCGCTATGAAGACGTGCTTCAGGGATCTAATTACGCAACTGAACGCCCACAAGGATCTGCTCCGAAATCGCCATAAGTGGCATCGGCTCTCGCGCGAGTACAAAGGCGTTCCTTTCGAGCAAACTGTGGCGGCGGTCAATCCGAACGGAACGCCGTTGCAGGGCGGTACTCTGACCAACCGTGATATTGATCAATACGTCGCAACCGAATTGCCTCGGCTAAACCGCTTTATCGACCGCGAACTGCGTTATCGCGAGGCTACCGGAATGCTCGAACCAAATCTGGTGAGGCGTGAAGAGGTGGTCGATGAAGCGATCGCCAGTGCGTTGTCCGGCGAAGAGCATCGGCCCGAGCGTGTCTCGGTAGAACGATGGCTGTACGGACTGGCGCTACGAGCTATTCCGGTCGTCGCACGGCGCAATGGCGATGAAAACGCAACCGTTCGCCTCGAAGCACCTGCGGGAAAGCAGAACGTAACCGGATCCGACGATGCTTATCTTCAATTCCATCAGCCGGACGATAAGCTGAGCGAAGAAGATATTCTGCCCAATTCAGGAATCAGCACGCCGGAAGCGGTTGCGCTTTCCGATGAGTTTATCAATCAGGTGGAGCGGGCACTCACCGGAGCGCCTCCAGAACAGCGTGAGGCGTTCACTCTGTTTGCCATCGAGGGATTTACGGTTCCTGAAATTGCAGAAGTCTCGAAACGCGATCCCGCCGAGATCAAGAAATCGATCAAAGCTGCCCGGGAAATCGTCGATCGCAAGCTGCCCAACGGGAACGTCCTGAAGAAGCATCTGTTAAACAATTCGCAAGTAGCGTAA
- the cutA gene encoding divalent-cation tolerance protein CutA translates to MSEEKLIISTAGSRDEASRIAKALVEESLAACVNLTGPIDSVYRWQGKVENAQEFLLLIKTTSSKSASAIARLRELHSYEVPEAIEIDIEGGSAEYLRWIRESV, encoded by the coding sequence ATGTCGGAAGAAAAACTGATCATCAGCACAGCTGGATCGCGCGATGAAGCTTCGCGAATAGCAAAGGCATTGGTGGAAGAGTCGCTTGCCGCCTGCGTAAACCTCACAGGCCCGATCGATTCTGTCTATCGATGGCAAGGCAAAGTAGAGAATGCGCAGGAATTCCTGTTGCTTATCAAGACGACCTCATCGAAGTCGGCAAGTGCGATTGCCCGCCTCCGCGAGCTTCATTCGTATGAAGTGCCGGAAGCAATCGAAATCGATATTGAAGGGGGAAGTGCCGAGTATCTGCGCTGGATTCGGGAGTCTGTCTGA